The proteins below are encoded in one region of Amycolatopsis acidiphila:
- a CDS encoding ABC transporter ATP-binding protein, with protein sequence MSAPVIDVTDVRKVYSTGVVEVEALRGVSLRVEEGEYVAIMGPSGSGKSTLMHILGCLDLLSTGRYVLAGEDVSGMSELELATIRNRRIGFVFQQFNLLAGLTAWRNVELPLCYAGVKRAERKARALELLARVGLAERTEHRPNELSGGQQSRVALARALVNRPSMVLADEPTGALDSTATAEVLSVFRELNEAGHTIVLITHEEDVAAHANRVVRLRDGLIESDTALAGTGVIA encoded by the coding sequence ATGAGCGCCCCCGTCATCGACGTCACGGACGTGCGCAAGGTCTACTCGACCGGCGTGGTGGAAGTCGAGGCGCTGCGCGGGGTTTCGCTGCGCGTCGAGGAAGGCGAGTACGTCGCCATCATGGGCCCGTCGGGGTCCGGGAAGTCCACGCTGATGCACATCCTGGGCTGCCTCGACCTGCTCAGCACCGGACGGTACGTGCTGGCGGGGGAGGACGTGAGCGGGATGTCCGAGCTGGAGCTGGCGACGATCCGCAACCGCCGCATCGGTTTCGTGTTCCAGCAGTTCAACCTGCTGGCGGGGCTGACGGCGTGGCGCAACGTCGAACTTCCGTTGTGCTACGCGGGAGTCAAGCGCGCCGAGCGCAAGGCGAGGGCGCTCGAGCTGCTGGCGCGGGTCGGCCTGGCCGAGCGGACCGAGCATCGGCCGAACGAGCTGTCCGGCGGTCAGCAGTCGCGGGTGGCGCTGGCCCGCGCCCTGGTGAACCGGCCGTCGATGGTGCTGGCCGACGAGCCGACCGGAGCGCTGGACTCGACCGCCACCGCGGAGGTGCTGTCGGTGTTCCGCGAGCTCAACGAGGCCGGCCACACCATCGTGCTGATCACGCACGAGGAGGATGTCGCCGCGCACGCCAACCGCGTGGTGCGGCTGCGCGACGGGCTGATCGAGTCGGACACCGCGCTCGCCGGCACCGGGGTGATCGCATGA
- a CDS encoding ABC transporter permease: MSWLETLRTSLEAIRSHRLRSGLTMLGILIGIAAVILTVGLGEGAQAQVASAINSLGTNLLVVSPGSSTSTTTGVRGGSGSATTLTVQDANALSAPGVAPDVAAVAATTSKSSSLAAGSTTWTTSVVGTTPAWLSVRARTLAEGRFLTDADETGEAAVTVLGASTAEELFGTTNAVGRTVTIGTTPFSVVGVLASAGASSTQNQDDQAVVPISTAADRLIGGSTRTSVQSIYLEATTSGTLSAAYQEANQELLAMHHITNPAAADFTIASQESLLSTASSVSQTLTLLLGGVAAISLLVGGIGVMNIMLVSVTERIREIGLRKAVGASPVVIRRQFMVEASVLGLAGGLLGALLGIVGALLLPHLVAIQIAVSPSATVVAILTAIAIGLVFGVYPASRAARLAPIDALRSE, translated from the coding sequence ATGAGTTGGCTGGAAACCTTGCGCACGAGCCTGGAGGCGATCCGCTCCCACCGGCTGCGCTCCGGACTGACGATGCTGGGCATCCTGATCGGCATCGCGGCGGTGATCCTCACCGTCGGGCTCGGTGAGGGCGCGCAGGCCCAGGTCGCCTCGGCGATCAACTCCCTCGGCACGAACCTGCTCGTCGTCTCGCCGGGCAGCAGCACGAGCACCACGACGGGCGTGCGCGGCGGAAGCGGTTCGGCCACGACGCTGACCGTGCAGGACGCGAACGCGCTCAGCGCGCCGGGCGTGGCCCCGGACGTCGCCGCCGTCGCTGCGACCACCAGCAAGAGCTCGTCGCTCGCGGCCGGCTCGACGACGTGGACCACCTCGGTCGTCGGCACGACCCCGGCGTGGTTGAGCGTGCGGGCGCGCACGTTGGCGGAAGGGCGTTTCCTCACCGACGCGGACGAGACGGGCGAAGCGGCCGTGACCGTCCTCGGCGCCAGTACCGCCGAAGAACTGTTCGGCACCACCAACGCGGTGGGCCGGACGGTCACGATCGGCACCACCCCGTTCTCCGTCGTCGGGGTTCTCGCCTCCGCGGGCGCGTCGTCCACCCAGAACCAGGACGACCAGGCGGTCGTGCCGATCAGCACCGCGGCGGACCGGCTCATCGGCGGCAGCACCCGTACCTCGGTGCAGTCGATCTACCTGGAGGCCACGACCTCGGGCACGCTGTCCGCGGCCTACCAGGAGGCGAACCAGGAACTGCTGGCGATGCACCACATCACGAACCCGGCCGCGGCGGACTTCACCATCGCCAGCCAGGAGTCGCTGCTGAGCACGGCGAGTTCGGTGAGCCAGACACTGACGCTCCTGCTCGGCGGGGTCGCCGCGATTTCCTTGCTGGTGGGCGGAATCGGGGTCATGAACATCATGCTCGTCTCGGTCACCGAGCGGATCCGCGAGATCGGGCTGCGCAAGGCGGTCGGGGCGAGCCCGGTGGTGATCCGCCGCCAGTTCATGGTCGAGGCGTCCGTGCTGGGGCTCGCGGGCGGCCTGCTCGGGGCGTTGCTGGGCATCGTCGGCGCGCTCCTGCTGCCCCACCTCGTGGCGATCCAGATCGCCGTCTCCCCGTCGGCCACGGTGGTCGCGATCCTCACCGCGATCGCGATCGGCCTCGTCTTCGGCGTCTACCCGGCGAGCCGCGCCGCCCGGCTCGCTCCCATCGACGCCCTGCGCAGCGAATGA
- a CDS encoding DUF5666 domain-containing protein: MIRRTLLAVAGGALALTLAACGSSGGGTAATPAAQAPASGANNAARGPAASGTIAAVAASSIEVQNPSSGQVTVNFSSSTTFTNRVSAALSDVTVGSCVAVTGTGTPVAAKTVEISATDSGTCAAGGAGMRPQNGTGSSRPSRPSGAARPSGANGQGRGTFGKVTAVSGSGFTVEQDNRQTGATTSVQVSVDATTTYTKSGSANSSALKVGECATATGQADDTGAVTAKTISLSQAGPNGCQTFGGGRQRNGGGNG, translated from the coding sequence ATGATCCGACGTACCCTGCTCGCCGTCGCGGGTGGCGCGCTCGCGCTGACGCTGGCCGCCTGTGGCTCGTCCGGCGGCGGCACGGCCGCCACGCCTGCCGCCCAGGCCCCCGCGTCCGGTGCCAACAACGCCGCCCGTGGGCCCGCGGCCTCCGGCACGATAGCCGCGGTGGCCGCGTCCAGCATCGAGGTGCAGAACCCGAGCAGCGGCCAGGTCACCGTGAACTTCTCCAGCAGCACGACGTTCACCAACCGGGTTTCCGCGGCGCTTTCCGACGTCACCGTCGGCTCCTGCGTGGCGGTCACCGGCACGGGTACCCCGGTCGCCGCGAAGACTGTGGAGATCAGTGCCACCGACAGCGGCACCTGCGCCGCGGGAGGCGCGGGGATGCGGCCGCAGAACGGCACCGGCAGCAGCAGGCCGTCGCGGCCCTCGGGTGCCGCCCGGCCGTCGGGCGCGAACGGCCAGGGCCGCGGCACGTTCGGCAAGGTGACCGCGGTCAGCGGCAGCGGGTTCACCGTCGAACAGGACAACCGGCAGACGGGCGCGACCACGAGCGTGCAGGTGAGCGTGGACGCGACCACGACCTACACGAAGTCCGGGTCCGCGAACTCCAGCGCGCTCAAGGTGGGCGAGTGCGCGACCGCGACCGGGCAGGCGGACGACACCGGTGCGGTGACGGCGAAGACCATCTCCCTGAGCCAGGCCGGGCCGAACGGCTGCCAGACCTTCGGTGGCGGCCGGCAGCGCAACGGGGGCGGGAATGGCTGA